One Acanthopagrus latus isolate v.2019 chromosome 12, fAcaLat1.1, whole genome shotgun sequence genomic region harbors:
- the clic3 gene encoding chloride intracellular channel protein 3, with translation MAEGPKIELFVKASGDAESVGNCPFCQRIFMILWLKGANFTVNTVDMKRAPDVLKDLAPGSQPPFLLYNKEVRTDTNKIEEFLEEALAPPDYPKLCCRYKESNGAGEDIFRRFSAYIKNPNPGLNDMLEKNFLHTLVKLDRYLLTPLPHELDQNPNITESTRRYLDGDTLTLADCNLLPKLNIVKVVCKKYRDFAIPPQLKGLTRYLDNAYKQDEFRYTCPQDLEVLYAYECVAKYLNKQSRR, from the exons gcTAGCGGTGATGCTGAGAGTGTGGGCAACTGCCCTTTCTGTCAGAGAATCTTCATGATTCTTTGGTTAAAGGGGGCCAACTTCACCGTCAACACTGTAGACATGAAGAG GGCACCTGATGTGTTGAAGGATTTGGCTCCGGGCTCTCagcctcccttcctcctctacAACAAGGAAGTCAGAACAGACACGAACAAGATTGAGGAGTTCCTGGAGGAGGCCCTCGCCCCACCGGA CTATCCCAAATTGTGCTGTCGATACAAAGAGTCCAACGGTGCTGGGGAAGACATCTTTCGACGGTTCTCAGCATACATAAAGAATCCCAATCCTGGACTGAATGACA tgctGGAGAAGAATTTTCTTCATACACTGGTGAAGCTGGACAGATACCTATTGACGCCTCTTCCTCACGAGCTGGACCAGAACCCGAATATCACGGAGTCCACGCGCCGCTACCTGGATGGCGACACCCTCACCTTGGCAGACTGCAACTTGCTTCCCAAACTCAACATTGTCAAG GTGGTGTGTAAGAAGTATCGTGACTTTGCCATCCCTCCACAGCTGAAAGGCCTGACTCGTTACCTGGATAATGCCTACAAACAAGATGAGTTTCGTTACACCTGCCCACAAGACCTAGAGGTCCTGTATGCCTACGAGTGTGTGGCGAAGTACCTGAACAAGCAGAGTAGGAGATGA